In a genomic window of Micromonospora cremea:
- a CDS encoding FtsX-like permease family protein: MRPATLVRLALAGTRTDTARVVLTALSALLATLAGLAALTVLAIPTPAATDDNANRWSEQYRNALFVEPGLRGGTAFALLLLTVPVLALAGQCARLGAPTRDRRLAALRLAGATPGQVTRLAVLETGLASLLGTVVGLGVYLAGRELLHRPDEQGRLALPTDVLPSPGALAAVVLGLPVVAALATVLMLRRVTTSPLGVTRKAARERGPRPWAGLLIGLGLASFAAVRPVMYRFDDNGEVLRWLVPLLFLTGGLAAMIGVVIGTGWISYTCGRLLRQHARRPPALLAAGRLMSDPWAGSRTFAALLAALIFGAGAAALRAYFVAQDALDREQNLRDGGDAGADSFYLSTMDLVDSAVALAVLIAAGGLIVALVEGIVSRRRAYAALVATGVPRSTLSRSVAWQALAPAVPAIVLALGVGTLLGRGLFPKATTGTSSSEICDATAALCDDPATRQQYVRFVETAGAERVPDVPLEQLAWLGGGALAAVLMTVGVGLLFLRVSTAADELRTA; this comes from the coding sequence GTGAGGCCGGCGACGCTGGTCCGGCTCGCGCTGGCCGGCACCCGCACCGACACCGCCCGGGTGGTGCTCACCGCGCTCAGCGCCCTGCTGGCGACCCTGGCCGGGCTGGCGGCGCTCACCGTGCTGGCCATCCCGACGCCGGCGGCGACCGATGACAACGCCAATCGCTGGTCGGAGCAGTATCGCAACGCGCTGTTCGTCGAGCCGGGGCTGCGCGGCGGCACGGCGTTCGCGCTGCTGCTGCTGACCGTCCCGGTGCTGGCGCTGGCCGGCCAGTGCGCCCGGCTCGGCGCGCCGACCCGGGACCGGCGGCTCGCCGCGCTCCGGCTGGCCGGCGCCACCCCCGGCCAGGTCACCCGGCTCGCGGTGCTGGAGACCGGCCTGGCGAGCCTGCTCGGCACCGTCGTCGGGCTGGGCGTCTACCTGGCCGGTCGGGAGCTGCTGCACCGGCCGGACGAGCAGGGTCGACTCGCCCTGCCCACCGACGTGCTGCCGTCGCCCGGTGCGCTGGCCGCCGTCGTGCTCGGCCTGCCGGTTGTCGCGGCGCTGGCCACCGTCCTGATGCTGCGCAGGGTCACCACCAGCCCGCTCGGGGTGACCCGCAAGGCCGCGAGGGAGCGCGGTCCACGCCCCTGGGCGGGGCTGTTGATCGGGTTGGGGCTGGCCTCCTTCGCCGCGGTCCGGCCGGTGATGTACCGCTTCGATGACAATGGTGAGGTGCTGCGCTGGCTGGTGCCGCTGCTGTTCCTGACGGGTGGCCTCGCGGCGATGATCGGGGTGGTGATTGGCACCGGCTGGATCTCGTACACCTGCGGGCGGCTGCTGCGCCAGCACGCCCGCCGTCCGCCGGCGCTGCTCGCCGCCGGCCGGCTGATGTCCGACCCGTGGGCGGGCAGCCGTACGTTCGCCGCGCTGCTGGCCGCTCTGATCTTCGGTGCCGGCGCGGCCGCGCTGCGTGCCTACTTCGTGGCGCAGGACGCACTCGACCGGGAGCAGAACCTGCGCGACGGCGGCGACGCGGGCGCGGATTCGTTCTACCTGTCGACCATGGACCTGGTCGACTCGGCGGTCGCGCTGGCCGTGCTGATCGCCGCCGGAGGGCTGATCGTCGCGCTGGTGGAGGGGATCGTGTCCCGCCGCCGGGCCTACGCCGCCCTGGTCGCCACCGGCGTACCGCGGTCCACCCTGAGTCGCTCCGTCGCCTGGCAGGCGCTGGCCCCCGCCGTGCCGGCGATCGTGCTCGCCCTCGGCGTCGGCACGCTGCTTGGCCGCGGGCTCTTCCCGAAGGCGACGACGGGCACGTCGTCGTCCGAGATCTGCGACGCCACGGCGGCACTCTGTGACGATCCGGCGACCCGGCAGCAGTACGTCCGGTTCGTGGAGACCGCCGGGGCCGAGCGGGTTCCGGACGTACCGCTGGAGCAGTTGGCCTGGCTGGGCGGTGGCGCGTTGGCCGCGGTGCTGATGACGGTCGGCGTCGGCCTGCTCTTCCTGCGGGTCAGCACGGCGGCGGACGAGCTGCGTACGGCCTGA
- a CDS encoding bifunctional polysaccharide deacetylase/glycosyltransferase family 2 protein, giving the protein MARHVARRDPRAHWLLLVLGLLLLLAALTVNGVVTGLAGGSGAPAADGSATGGVPAQVGSGGPVLRLDRAEPVNRALPDRTIALTFDDGPDPRWTPQVLDVLRRHGAHATFFVVGARVNEHPELVRRILAEGHEIGSHTFTHSDLAAVPAWRRDLELSLTRKAIAAATGQEVTLLRPPFSSVPTALTGPEYAALRAAAGTGHVAVLADRDTRDWQRPGVGEIVQAATPKRGQGAVVLMHDGGGDRAQTVAALDRLLPALTGQGYRFTTVSTGIDASPSMVPAGAGTRLSGTALRWTQTGARWSADAMNLLLAVALVLGVARLVVQVFCAQRHVRRVRRQRPGRPEVRAPVSVIVPAYNEAANIAATVRSLVASAYPALEVIVVDDGSDDGTADIVERMRLRGVRVIRQANAGKPAALNTGIRAARANLLVLVDGDTVFQPDTVHRLVQGFADPSVGAISGNTKVANRRRLLGRWQHLEYVIGFNLDRRMYDVLECMPTIPGAIGAFRREVLLRVGGVPADTLAEDTDLTMQVLRAGWRVIYEESAIAWTEAPSSLRQLWRQRYRWCYGTMQAMWKHRHALRESGAGGKLGRRGLPYLTVFQIVLPLTAPAVDVFAVYGLLFLPWSALALAWAGLLLLQAATAGYALHLDRERYGPLWALPFQQLVYRQLMYLVVVQSVVTALIGNRLRWQRMVRTGEAAALVGAGHR; this is encoded by the coding sequence ATGGCGCGACACGTGGCCCGGCGCGATCCGCGGGCACACTGGCTCCTGCTTGTACTCGGACTGCTTCTGCTGCTCGCGGCACTCACCGTCAACGGCGTGGTGACCGGGCTCGCCGGTGGCTCCGGTGCCCCCGCCGCCGACGGTTCCGCCACCGGGGGCGTACCGGCCCAGGTCGGCTCGGGCGGCCCGGTGTTGCGGCTGGATCGGGCGGAGCCGGTCAATCGGGCCCTGCCGGACCGGACAATCGCGCTGACCTTCGACGACGGGCCGGACCCGCGCTGGACCCCGCAGGTGCTCGACGTGCTGCGCCGGCACGGCGCACACGCGACCTTCTTCGTGGTCGGGGCCCGCGTCAACGAGCATCCCGAGCTGGTTCGGCGGATCCTCGCCGAGGGCCACGAAATCGGGTCGCACACCTTCACCCACTCCGACCTCGCCGCCGTGCCGGCGTGGCGGCGTGACCTGGAACTGTCGCTGACCCGCAAGGCGATCGCCGCGGCGACCGGTCAGGAGGTCACCCTGCTCCGGCCACCGTTCTCCTCGGTGCCGACGGCGCTGACCGGACCCGAGTACGCTGCGCTGCGCGCTGCCGCTGGTACCGGGCACGTCGCGGTGCTCGCCGACCGGGACACCAGGGACTGGCAGCGACCCGGTGTCGGCGAGATCGTCCAGGCGGCCACTCCGAAGCGGGGGCAGGGCGCCGTGGTGCTGATGCACGACGGGGGCGGCGACCGGGCGCAGACGGTGGCCGCGCTGGACCGACTGCTGCCCGCGCTGACCGGTCAGGGCTACCGCTTCACCACCGTGTCCACCGGCATCGACGCCTCGCCGTCGATGGTTCCGGCAGGCGCTGGCACCCGGTTGAGTGGCACCGCCCTGCGCTGGACCCAGACCGGCGCCCGCTGGTCGGCTGATGCGATGAACCTGCTGCTCGCCGTCGCCCTGGTGCTCGGCGTGGCGCGTCTGGTGGTGCAGGTGTTCTGCGCCCAACGCCACGTGCGCCGGGTCCGCCGGCAGCGGCCGGGCCGGCCAGAGGTACGCGCCCCGGTGTCGGTGATCGTTCCCGCGTACAACGAGGCGGCGAACATTGCCGCCACGGTCCGTTCCCTGGTCGCCAGCGCGTACCCGGCGCTGGAGGTGATCGTGGTGGACGACGGATCGGACGACGGCACCGCCGACATCGTCGAGCGGATGCGGCTGCGCGGGGTACGCGTGATCCGGCAGGCCAACGCCGGCAAGCCGGCGGCGCTCAACACCGGCATCCGGGCCGCCCGGGCGAACCTGCTGGTGCTGGTGGACGGGGACACCGTGTTCCAGCCGGACACCGTGCACCGGCTGGTGCAGGGTTTCGCCGACCCGTCGGTCGGCGCGATCAGCGGCAACACCAAGGTCGCCAACCGGCGCCGGCTGCTCGGCCGGTGGCAGCACCTCGAGTACGTGATCGGCTTCAACCTCGACCGGCGGATGTACGACGTGCTGGAGTGCATGCCGACAATCCCTGGCGCGATCGGCGCGTTCCGCCGGGAGGTGCTGTTGCGGGTGGGCGGGGTGCCGGCGGACACGCTGGCCGAGGACACCGACCTGACCATGCAGGTGCTCAGGGCCGGGTGGCGGGTGATCTACGAGGAGTCGGCCATCGCCTGGACCGAGGCCCCCTCGTCGTTGCGCCAGCTGTGGCGACAGCGCTACCGCTGGTGCTACGGCACGATGCAGGCGATGTGGAAGCACCGGCACGCGTTGCGTGAGTCGGGTGCCGGCGGCAAGCTCGGCCGGCGCGGGCTGCCGTACCTCACGGTCTTCCAGATCGTGCTGCCGCTGACCGCGCCGGCGGTCGACGTGTTCGCCGTCTACGGCCTGCTCTTCCTGCCCTGGTCGGCCCTCGCCCTGGCCTGGGCCGGGCTGCTGTTGCTCCAGGCGGCCACCGCCGGCTACGCGCTGCACCTGGACCGGGAGCGGTACGGGCCACTGTGGGCGCTGCCGTTCCAGCAGTTGGTCTACCGGCAGCTGATGTACCTGGTGGTGGTGCAGTCGGTGGTCACCGCGCTTATCGGCAACAGGCTGCGCTGGCAGCGGATGGTGCGTACCGGCGAGGCTGCCGCGCTGGTCGGCGCCGGCCACCGCTGA
- a CDS encoding S9 family peptidase produces the protein MTTETAPPTAKRVPAERTHHGDTVVDEYAWLAAKDDPETIAYLTAENAYTEERTAHLAALRADLYEEIRQRTRETDLTVPTRKGGHWYYTRTVEGQQYGVHCRRAVRDSETDPPVSADGAPLDGEEVLLDGNLLAEGHDFFSLGAFDVSPDGRWLAYSTDFSGDERFTLRVKDLTTGELLPDEIPGTFYGTAWSTDASVLFYVTVDDAWRPNRVWRHTVGSAAADDVVVQQEDDERFWVGVELTRSEKFILIDIHSKITSEVLVIPAANPTGTPAVIAPRRQGIEYTVEHHGHRFLILHNDGAEDFALAFTSADAPGDWVPLIEHSPGTRLEAVDAFANHLVVSLRTDGLTGLRVLPVGGGDEYDIDFPEPLYSVGLDANPEYRTGQVRLRYSSLVTPDSVYDYDLVTRQMVLRRQKPVLPGPDGRPYDPAEYEQHRDWALADDGTRVPISLVCRVGTPRDGSAPCELYGYGSYEASMDPWFSVARLSLLDRGVVFAVAHTRGGGELGRRWYDQGKLLAKKNTFTDFVACARHLVKSGWTASDRLVARGASAGGLLMGAVANLAPDAFAGIVAQVPFVDALTSILDPSLPLTVTEWEEWGNPLEDPEVYAYMKSYTPYENVAPVDYPAILAVTSLNDTRVLYSEPAKWIARLRAVAPGGDYLLKTEMGAGHGGPSGRYDAWREEAFINAWILDRLGRA, from the coding sequence GTGACCACCGAGACTGCGCCGCCCACGGCGAAACGGGTGCCCGCCGAACGCACCCACCACGGCGACACCGTCGTCGACGAGTACGCCTGGCTCGCCGCCAAGGACGACCCGGAGACGATCGCGTACCTGACCGCCGAGAACGCGTACACCGAGGAGCGCACCGCGCACCTGGCCGCGCTGCGCGCGGACCTGTACGAGGAGATCCGGCAGCGCACCCGGGAGACCGACCTGACCGTGCCGACCCGCAAGGGCGGGCACTGGTACTACACCCGGACGGTGGAGGGGCAGCAGTACGGGGTGCACTGCCGGCGCGCGGTCCGCGACTCCGAGACCGACCCACCGGTCAGTGCGGACGGTGCGCCGCTGGACGGCGAGGAGGTGCTGCTCGACGGCAACCTGCTGGCCGAGGGGCACGACTTCTTCTCGCTGGGCGCCTTCGACGTCAGCCCGGACGGGCGCTGGCTGGCCTACTCCACCGACTTCTCGGGCGACGAGCGGTTCACCCTGCGGGTGAAGGACCTGACCACCGGCGAGCTGCTCCCGGACGAGATCCCGGGCACCTTCTACGGCACGGCCTGGTCGACCGACGCCTCGGTGCTGTTCTACGTGACGGTCGACGACGCGTGGCGACCGAACCGGGTCTGGCGGCACACCGTCGGCTCGGCCGCCGCCGACGACGTGGTGGTCCAGCAGGAGGACGACGAGCGGTTCTGGGTGGGCGTGGAGCTGACCCGGTCGGAGAAGTTCATCCTGATCGACATCCATAGCAAGATCACCAGCGAGGTGCTGGTGATCCCGGCCGCCAACCCGACCGGCACGCCGGCCGTGATCGCACCACGGCGACAGGGCATCGAGTACACGGTGGAGCACCACGGCCACCGCTTCCTGATCCTGCACAACGACGGCGCGGAGGACTTCGCGTTAGCGTTCACCTCGGCGGACGCACCGGGCGACTGGGTGCCGCTGATCGAGCACAGCCCCGGCACCCGGCTGGAGGCGGTGGACGCCTTCGCGAACCACCTGGTGGTGTCGCTTCGTACCGACGGGCTCACCGGGCTGCGGGTGTTGCCGGTCGGCGGCGGCGACGAGTACGACATTGACTTCCCCGAACCGCTGTACAGCGTCGGGCTGGACGCCAACCCGGAGTACCGCACCGGGCAGGTCCGGCTGCGCTACTCCTCGCTGGTCACCCCGGACTCGGTGTACGACTACGACCTGGTCACCCGGCAGATGGTGCTGCGCAGGCAGAAGCCGGTGCTGCCCGGGCCGGACGGCCGGCCGTACGACCCGGCCGAGTACGAGCAGCACCGCGACTGGGCGCTGGCCGACGACGGCACTCGGGTGCCGATCTCGCTGGTCTGCCGGGTTGGCACGCCCCGGGACGGCTCGGCCCCCTGCGAGCTGTACGGGTACGGCTCGTACGAGGCCAGCATGGACCCGTGGTTCTCGGTGGCCCGACTGTCACTGCTGGACCGCGGTGTGGTCTTCGCGGTGGCGCACACCCGGGGTGGTGGCGAGCTGGGCCGGCGCTGGTACGACCAGGGCAAGCTGCTGGCCAAGAAGAACACCTTCACCGACTTCGTCGCCTGCGCCCGGCACCTGGTCAAGTCCGGCTGGACGGCCAGCGACCGGCTGGTCGCCCGGGGCGCCTCGGCCGGAGGCCTGCTGATGGGCGCGGTGGCCAACCTCGCCCCGGACGCGTTCGCCGGGATCGTCGCGCAGGTGCCGTTCGTGGACGCCCTCACCTCGATCCTCGACCCGTCGCTGCCGCTGACCGTCACCGAGTGGGAGGAGTGGGGCAACCCGCTGGAGGACCCCGAGGTGTACGCGTACATGAAGTCCTACACGCCGTACGAGAACGTGGCGCCGGTGGACTACCCGGCGATCCTCGCGGTGACCAGCCTCAACGACACCCGGGTGCTCTACTCGGAGCCGGCGAAGTGGATCGCCCGGTTGCGGGCGGTCGCCCCGGGCGGCGACTACCTGCTCAAGACCGAGATGGGCGCGGGGCACGGCGGCCCGAGCGGCCGCTACGACGCCTGGCGCGAGGAGGCGTTCATCAACGCCTGGATCCTGGACCGCCTCGGCCGCGCCTGA
- a CDS encoding FAD-binding oxidoreductase — protein sequence MAAAASSLGRSGALEITRRLTAICGPPFARLAGPADEVAGRPARWVAVPGGPHAAAEVLRLAATHDLAVVPRGAGTKIDWGATPVQVDIMLDTGRLAGIGHEPVGAPVAEVGAGTPLRAVQATLERTGQRLAMDAPSPGATLGGVLAAGEAGPLRHRHGSPCDQLLGVRYLGADGELVSAGGGAPGLDLARLLCGSQGALGVLVSATLRVQPVPASRLWVSRPVWTPLEVHDLVRTILAARLEPAAIELDLPAGAPRPRAPYPPGHPAATARERHPSMSGRSGAPSRAGSLVVLLEGGRADVTERAERLVGLLHGEATVAHSAPPWWRRYPFAPGDTALRLEVPISDLHAAVYALRDAAGAPVPVRGSAGLGVVHAALPGALAPDRVASILAAVRGVLLARQGRCVVVSAPAPVRQAVDLWGELAGLARLRAAKEHLDPQHRLAPGRLPGGL from the coding sequence ATGGCTGCAGCAGCGAGTTCCCTCGGCCGGTCCGGAGCCCTCGAGATCACCCGACGGTTGACGGCGATCTGCGGTCCGCCATTCGCCCGGCTCGCCGGTCCGGCCGACGAGGTGGCCGGGCGGCCGGCGCGTTGGGTGGCGGTGCCGGGCGGCCCGCACGCGGCGGCCGAGGTGCTGCGGCTGGCCGCCACGCACGACCTGGCGGTGGTGCCTCGGGGCGCCGGCACGAAGATCGACTGGGGTGCCACGCCGGTGCAGGTCGACATCATGCTCGACACCGGCCGGCTGGCCGGCATCGGTCACGAGCCGGTCGGCGCGCCGGTCGCCGAGGTCGGCGCCGGCACCCCGCTGCGGGCGGTGCAGGCCACTCTGGAGCGCACCGGGCAGCGGCTGGCGATGGACGCCCCGTCGCCCGGGGCGACGCTCGGCGGGGTGCTCGCCGCCGGTGAGGCCGGCCCGTTGCGGCACCGCCACGGCAGCCCGTGCGACCAACTCCTCGGCGTCCGCTACCTGGGTGCCGACGGCGAGCTGGTCAGCGCCGGCGGTGGCGCGCCCGGGCTCGACCTGGCCCGGCTGCTCTGCGGCTCGCAGGGCGCGCTCGGCGTGCTCGTCTCGGCGACCCTGCGGGTGCAGCCGGTGCCGGCCAGCCGGCTCTGGGTGTCCCGACCCGTGTGGACTCCCCTAGAGGTGCACGACCTGGTGCGGACGATCCTCGCCGCCCGGCTGGAGCCGGCGGCCATCGAGCTGGACCTGCCGGCCGGGGCGCCCCGGCCCCGTGCGCCGTACCCGCCCGGCCACCCGGCCGCCACCGCCCGGGAGCGCCACCCGTCGATGTCCGGGCGATCGGGTGCCCCGTCCCGGGCGGGCAGCCTGGTGGTGCTGCTCGAGGGCGGCCGGGCCGATGTCACCGAGCGCGCCGAGCGCCTGGTCGGCCTGCTGCACGGGGAGGCGACCGTCGCGCACTCCGCGCCGCCCTGGTGGCGCCGCTACCCGTTCGCACCCGGCGACACGGCGCTGCGCCTGGAGGTGCCGATCAGCGACCTGCACGCCGCCGTCTACGCGCTGCGCGACGCGGCCGGCGCCCCGGTGCCGGTACGAGGCTCCGCCGGGCTGGGCGTGGTGCACGCGGCGCTGCCCGGCGCGCTGGCCCCCGACCGGGTGGCGTCCATCCTGGCCGCCGTCCGGGGCGTGCTGCTGGCCCGGCAGGGTCGCTGCGTGGTGGTGTCCGCCCCCGCCCCGGTGCGGCAGGCCGTCGACCTCTGGGGCGAGCTGGCCGGCCTGGCCCGGCTGCGGGCCGCCAAGGAGCATCTCGACCCGCAGCACCGGCTCGCTCCCGGCCGCCTTCCCGGCGGCCTCTGA
- a CDS encoding SpoIIE family protein phosphatase — protein MSAEAGPATAGARNGAVRRVRLPADRRTPAAARAVVRSVLAEAHLDELANEALLLTTELTTNAVEHARTELDIEVMADEVGLSVTVSDFAPGSGDELTVGTRNDATEINEVSERGRGLLLVDHFASRWGTTYLPTGKGVWFRLDRPGVDPPAGGTAGGESIPASAGQGAAADSSAPSASAMSELMQTVPDVYADDPLPDFAANLLSRVAEMVGAGGGVIRLDRGDGQGRQVLARFGRQPRADTELLRVPLSVHRPYAGELELDAAPSAYAQPLAVLTAERLSLHLENDRLRRADVRRQTWLTFLAEASELLAQSLDVELTMALIPQLVVPRLGQWCAVHTTDEWGRLRLAAASHADESVLPQLHKVLEETGPDSIQARLREASRSAAQIPLGGPMEGFAVPLIARGQRLGTLAVGRHQRHRHDPDEVSVLEDVARRSALAIENARIHAERRRVAQTLQQSLLPPVLPVVDGIGFAAEYVPTGYDAEVGGDFYDVVPLLDGRWLVVIGDVSGKGVQAAAVTGLVRDVIRVLVGDGKPLPEALARLNETLVERGGGRYCTLALAAVGPGDGDRLNVSLHLAGHDRPVLLAAGGGARFVGAGGTALGLLDTITSPTAEITLAPGDALIFYTDGVTERRRGRELFGTDRLRDAAAPLAGYSADVVAARLRAAAINFSVEPPRDDIAILVLRNDAV, from the coding sequence GTGTCAGCCGAGGCGGGGCCCGCGACGGCCGGGGCCCGGAACGGGGCGGTCCGGCGTGTCCGCCTGCCCGCTGACCGGCGTACGCCGGCCGCCGCCCGCGCGGTGGTCCGCTCGGTGCTGGCCGAGGCGCACCTGGACGAGCTGGCCAACGAGGCGCTGCTGCTCACCACGGAGTTGACCACCAACGCCGTCGAGCACGCCCGCACCGAACTGGACATCGAGGTCATGGCGGACGAGGTCGGGCTGTCCGTGACCGTCTCCGACTTCGCCCCCGGGTCGGGCGACGAGCTGACCGTCGGCACCCGCAACGACGCCACCGAGATCAACGAAGTCTCCGAGCGGGGCCGGGGGCTGCTGCTGGTCGACCACTTCGCCAGCCGCTGGGGCACCACGTACCTGCCCACCGGCAAGGGCGTCTGGTTCCGGCTGGATCGTCCCGGCGTCGACCCACCCGCCGGGGGCACCGCCGGTGGCGAGTCGATACCGGCCAGTGCCGGCCAGGGGGCCGCCGCCGACAGCTCCGCGCCGAGCGCCAGCGCGATGAGCGAACTCATGCAGACGGTTCCCGACGTGTACGCGGATGATCCGCTGCCCGACTTCGCCGCCAACCTGCTCAGCCGGGTGGCCGAAATGGTGGGCGCGGGCGGGGGCGTGATCCGCCTGGACCGGGGCGACGGGCAGGGCCGCCAGGTGCTGGCCCGCTTCGGCCGGCAGCCGCGCGCCGACACAGAGCTGCTTCGGGTGCCGCTGTCGGTGCACCGGCCGTACGCGGGCGAGTTGGAGCTGGACGCCGCACCGTCGGCGTACGCCCAGCCGCTGGCGGTGCTCACCGCGGAGCGGCTGTCACTGCATCTGGAGAACGACCGGCTGCGGCGGGCCGACGTCCGCCGGCAGACGTGGCTGACGTTCCTGGCCGAGGCGAGCGAGTTGTTGGCCCAGTCGCTGGACGTCGAGCTGACCATGGCGCTGATTCCGCAGCTGGTGGTGCCCCGGCTCGGCCAGTGGTGTGCGGTGCACACCACCGACGAGTGGGGCCGGCTGCGGCTGGCGGCGGCCAGTCACGCGGACGAGTCGGTGCTGCCGCAGCTGCACAAGGTGCTGGAGGAGACAGGTCCGGACTCGATCCAGGCCCGGCTGCGCGAGGCGTCGCGCAGCGCGGCGCAGATCCCGCTCGGCGGGCCGATGGAGGGTTTCGCGGTCCCGTTGATCGCACGTGGACAGCGGCTCGGCACCCTCGCGGTGGGGCGGCACCAGCGGCACCGGCACGACCCGGACGAGGTGTCGGTCCTGGAGGACGTGGCCCGGCGCTCCGCTCTGGCCATCGAGAACGCGCGGATCCACGCCGAGCGTCGCCGGGTGGCGCAGACGCTCCAGCAGTCCCTGCTGCCGCCGGTGCTGCCCGTGGTGGACGGGATCGGCTTCGCCGCCGAGTACGTCCCGACCGGCTACGACGCCGAGGTGGGCGGCGACTTCTACGACGTGGTGCCGCTGCTCGACGGCCGCTGGCTGGTGGTGATCGGGGACGTCTCGGGCAAGGGCGTCCAGGCGGCCGCGGTCACCGGGCTGGTCCGGGACGTGATCCGGGTGCTGGTCGGCGACGGCAAACCGTTGCCGGAGGCGCTGGCCCGGCTCAACGAGACGCTGGTCGAGCGGGGCGGCGGCCGGTACTGCACCTTGGCCCTGGCGGCGGTCGGGCCGGGCGACGGTGATCGGCTCAACGTCTCGCTGCACCTGGCCGGGCACGACCGGCCGGTGCTGCTGGCCGCGGGTGGCGGTGCCCGTTTCGTCGGCGCCGGGGGCACCGCGCTGGGCCTCCTCGACACGATCACCTCGCCGACGGCGGAGATCACGCTCGCCCCGGGCGACGCCCTGATCTTCTACACCGACGGGGTCACCGAACGACGACGCGGCCGGGAGCTGTTCGGCACCGACCGGCTGCGCGACGCCGCCGCGCCACTGGCCGGATACTCGGCCGACGTGGTGGCCGCCCGGCTGCGCGCCGCCGCGATCAACTTCTCGGTCGAGCCACCCCGGGACGACATCGCCATCCTGGTGCTCCGCAACGACGCGGTCTGA